A stretch of Prunus dulcis chromosome 6, ALMONDv2, whole genome shotgun sequence DNA encodes these proteins:
- the LOC117630774 gene encoding methylesterase 17-like, whose product MSGGRVEEEKEHTKSEMLPKYPHHHHRQQHHLVLIHGIGHGAWCWYKIRCLLEASGYKVTCLDLKGAGIDQSDPNTILTFQDYNKPLINFLSHLPLDEKVVLVGHSVGGMSLTDAIHRFANKIHMAIYVAATMLEHGFSTHQDFKDGKPDLSAFGNVVKFIYGLGPDQPPTSAIMKENFQHQILYQMSTLEDSTLASMLLRPGPVLALQGARFERTADAADCVPRVYIKTMQDHVIKPEQQDAMIKRWPPSQVFVLDSDHSPFFSTPFVLFGLLVKALASIKCS is encoded by the exons ATGTCAGGAGGAAGAgtggaagaagagaaagagcaTACAAAGAGTGAAATGTTACCAAAAtaccctcatcatcatcatcggCAGCAGCATCACTTGGTTCTGATCCATGGCATAGGGCATGGAGCTTGGTGCTGGTACAAGATCAGGTGTCTCTTGGAAGCATCAGGCTACAAAGTGACATGCCTTGACCTAAAAGGTGCCGGTATTGACCAATCTGACCCTAACACCATCCTCACTTTCCAAGACTATAACAAGCCTCTCATTAACTTCTTGTCCCATTTGCCATTGGATGAAAAG GTAGTACTTGTGGGACACAGTGTAGGAGGCATGAGCTTGACGGATGCTATACACAGATTTGCTAACAAAATACATATGGCAATATATGTTGCAGCAACCATGTTAGAGCATGGATTTTCTACCCATCAAGATTTCAAAGAT GGAAAGCCTGACTTATCTGCATTTGGAAACGTCGTCAAATTCATATATGGGCTGGGACCTGACCAGCCTCCAACTAGTGCCATAATGAAGGAGAATTTTCAGCACCAAATCTTGTATCAGATGAGCACTCTAGAG GACTCAACTTTAGCTTCAATGCTGCTGAGGCCAGGACCTGTGCTGGCATTGCAGGGTGCTCGATTCGAACGAACTGCGGATGCCGCTGATTGTGTGCCAAGAGTGTACATCAAGACCATGCAGGACCATGTTATAAAGCCTGAGCAACAAGATGCCATGATCAAGAGATGGCCACCATCCCAAGTCTTTGTTCTGGATAGTGATCATAGCCCATTTTTCTCCACACCCTTTGTGCTCTTTGGATTGTTGGTTAAAGCATTGGCTTCCATCAAATGTTCTTAA
- the LOC117630772 gene encoding protein NETWORKED 4A-like isoform X2, translated as MASSLYNKTMKRTESRKSHSWWWDSHISPKNSKWLPENLEEMDRSIKRMLKLIEEDGDSFAKKAEMYYQKRPELIAHVEEFYRLYRSLAERYDHVTGELRKNVTLDLQSQSSCLSDIGSELPSAWPSPDVQPQRLGRRRSGPRAAGFDFFLGPGVSSSDNYQKEGDESSSLTDSEPESDDSSVNNYSTPLGNGGDHGQMRKIIELEIDLREVKEKLRMQQEDNADSSFTDSKTDHSEGFSAKIAEYEQELTTANEKLRNSEEEIARLNIKLKRCESSELNNGFDAALETSKQKEAKRDEGEQDIEINEMSEVHKSVGGPEEVQDPDSKMEALMKELKITKDRLQISEKEIASLRHQLESNKASEEIQRLQGQLESANKDISMWRAKLNTEKREVSKLQERITRLKSSLSDRDHEVMDLKIAVSDAEEKIFPEKSQVKAEISRLQSERTHLEDQLRDWESRGRLLEDEIRQMKAGKTEMEERLNGKIEQLKEDILERSNQMENLNKTLDAMKIERDELNTKVVTLKAEASSRDDQINEMDKNLQQIQMEHQELLNGAEGARKLVEELTARAKELEEEIQRQRVTIMEGAEEKREVIRQLCFSLEHYRNGYHRLRQACMGNKQRVPVLAS; from the exons ATGGCTAGTTCCTTG TACAATAAGACTATGAAAAGGACAGAATCAAGAAAGTCTCATTCCTGGTGGTGGGATAGTCACATTAGTCCCAAAAACTCTAAATGGCTTCCAGAGAATCTCGAGG AGATGGATCGGAGCATCAAGCGGATGTTGAAGCTGATTGAAGAGGATGGGGATTCATTTGCGAAAAAAGCCGAAATGTATTATCAAAAGAGGCCTGAATTGATTGCTCATGTTGAAGAATTTTATCGCTTGTACCGGTCCTTGGCTGAACGCTATGATCATGTGACAGGAGAGCTGCGGAAGAATGTGACCTTGGATCTCCAATCCCAGAGTTCATGCCTTTCTGACATTGGTTCAGAACTGCCATCTGCATGGCCCTCTCCTGACGTACAACCCCAAAGGCTCGGTCGTCGGAGATCTGGCCCTCGTGCTGCTGGCTTTGATTTCTTCCTTGGCCCTGGTGTAAGCAGCTCGGATAATTACCAGAAAGAGGGAGACGAATCATCTTCATTGACCGATTCCGAGCCAGAATCTGATGATTCTTCAGTCAATAATTATTCAACTCCCTTAGGAAATGGTGGTGATCATGGGCAGATGAGAAAGATAATTGAATTGGAAATTGACCTTCGTGAAGTGAAGGAGAAGCTCCGGATGCAACAGGAAGATAATGCAGATAGTTCATTCACGGATTCAAAAACTGATCATTCCGAAGGATTTTCTGCAAAAATTGCAGAATATGAGCAAGAGCTGACAActgcaaatgaaaaattacgGAACTCAGAAGAAGAGATTGCCAGGTTGAACATCAAGCTCAAAAGGTGCGAGTCCTCAGAACTTAATAATGGTTTTGATGCTGCACTTGAAACATCAAAACAGAAAGAGGCCAAGAGGGATGAGGGTGAGCAAGACATCGAGATAAATGAAATGTCAGAGGTTCATAAAAGTGTTGGTGGGCCGGAAGAAGTTCAAGACCCAGATAGCAAGATGGAGGCATTGATGAAAGAGCTTAAAATCACAAAAGATAGACTTCAGATATCAGAGAAAGAGATTGCAAGTTTGAGACATCAACTTGAGAGTAATAAAGCCTCTGAGGAAATCCAGCGGTTGCAAGGTCAGCTTGAATCCGCTAACAAGGATATTTCCATGTGGAGAGCAAAGCTCAACACAGAGAAAAGAGAGGTGTCCAAGCTGCAGGAACGAATTACAAGGTTAAAAAGTAGTTTATCAGACCGGGATCATGAGGTCATGGATTTGAAAATAGCAGTATCTGATGCTGAGGAGAAAATTTTCCCAGAAAAGTCACAGGTTAAGGCTGAAATATCCCGATTGCAATCCGAACGGACACACTTAGAGGACCAGCTTAGAGACTGGGAATCTCGTGGCCGGTTGTTGGAGGATGAAATCAGACAGATGAAGGCTGGAAAAACAGAAATGGAGGAGAGACTTAATGGCAAAATCGAGCAGTTAAAGGAAGACATCCTGGAGAGAAGCAATCAAATGGAGAATTTAAACAAGACCCTTGATGCTATGAAAATAGAAAGAGATGAGCTTAATACCAAAGTAGTAACACTTAAAGCAGAGGCGAGTTCTCGAGATGATCAGATCAATGAGATGGACAAGAATTTGCAACAAATACAGATGGAACATCAAGAACTGCTCAACGGGGCTGAAGGGGCACGTAAACTGGTGGAGGAGCTGACGGCAAGAGCAAAAGAACTCGAGGAGGAGATTCAGAGGCAAAGAGTTACGATTATGGAAGGAgcagaagaaaagagagaagttATAAGGCAGCTGTGCTTCTCTCTTGAACATTATAGAAATGGATACCATAGACTCCGACAGGCTTGCATGGGGAACAAGCAGCGAGTTCCAGTTTTGGCATCTTAA
- the LOC117630772 gene encoding protein NETWORKED 4A-like isoform X1 yields MASSLVQYNKTMKRTESRKSHSWWWDSHISPKNSKWLPENLEEMDRSIKRMLKLIEEDGDSFAKKAEMYYQKRPELIAHVEEFYRLYRSLAERYDHVTGELRKNVTLDLQSQSSCLSDIGSELPSAWPSPDVQPQRLGRRRSGPRAAGFDFFLGPGVSSSDNYQKEGDESSSLTDSEPESDDSSVNNYSTPLGNGGDHGQMRKIIELEIDLREVKEKLRMQQEDNADSSFTDSKTDHSEGFSAKIAEYEQELTTANEKLRNSEEEIARLNIKLKRCESSELNNGFDAALETSKQKEAKRDEGEQDIEINEMSEVHKSVGGPEEVQDPDSKMEALMKELKITKDRLQISEKEIASLRHQLESNKASEEIQRLQGQLESANKDISMWRAKLNTEKREVSKLQERITRLKSSLSDRDHEVMDLKIAVSDAEEKIFPEKSQVKAEISRLQSERTHLEDQLRDWESRGRLLEDEIRQMKAGKTEMEERLNGKIEQLKEDILERSNQMENLNKTLDAMKIERDELNTKVVTLKAEASSRDDQINEMDKNLQQIQMEHQELLNGAEGARKLVEELTARAKELEEEIQRQRVTIMEGAEEKREVIRQLCFSLEHYRNGYHRLRQACMGNKQRVPVLAS; encoded by the exons ATGGCTAGTTCCTTG GTACAGTACAATAAGACTATGAAAAGGACAGAATCAAGAAAGTCTCATTCCTGGTGGTGGGATAGTCACATTAGTCCCAAAAACTCTAAATGGCTTCCAGAGAATCTCGAGG AGATGGATCGGAGCATCAAGCGGATGTTGAAGCTGATTGAAGAGGATGGGGATTCATTTGCGAAAAAAGCCGAAATGTATTATCAAAAGAGGCCTGAATTGATTGCTCATGTTGAAGAATTTTATCGCTTGTACCGGTCCTTGGCTGAACGCTATGATCATGTGACAGGAGAGCTGCGGAAGAATGTGACCTTGGATCTCCAATCCCAGAGTTCATGCCTTTCTGACATTGGTTCAGAACTGCCATCTGCATGGCCCTCTCCTGACGTACAACCCCAAAGGCTCGGTCGTCGGAGATCTGGCCCTCGTGCTGCTGGCTTTGATTTCTTCCTTGGCCCTGGTGTAAGCAGCTCGGATAATTACCAGAAAGAGGGAGACGAATCATCTTCATTGACCGATTCCGAGCCAGAATCTGATGATTCTTCAGTCAATAATTATTCAACTCCCTTAGGAAATGGTGGTGATCATGGGCAGATGAGAAAGATAATTGAATTGGAAATTGACCTTCGTGAAGTGAAGGAGAAGCTCCGGATGCAACAGGAAGATAATGCAGATAGTTCATTCACGGATTCAAAAACTGATCATTCCGAAGGATTTTCTGCAAAAATTGCAGAATATGAGCAAGAGCTGACAActgcaaatgaaaaattacgGAACTCAGAAGAAGAGATTGCCAGGTTGAACATCAAGCTCAAAAGGTGCGAGTCCTCAGAACTTAATAATGGTTTTGATGCTGCACTTGAAACATCAAAACAGAAAGAGGCCAAGAGGGATGAGGGTGAGCAAGACATCGAGATAAATGAAATGTCAGAGGTTCATAAAAGTGTTGGTGGGCCGGAAGAAGTTCAAGACCCAGATAGCAAGATGGAGGCATTGATGAAAGAGCTTAAAATCACAAAAGATAGACTTCAGATATCAGAGAAAGAGATTGCAAGTTTGAGACATCAACTTGAGAGTAATAAAGCCTCTGAGGAAATCCAGCGGTTGCAAGGTCAGCTTGAATCCGCTAACAAGGATATTTCCATGTGGAGAGCAAAGCTCAACACAGAGAAAAGAGAGGTGTCCAAGCTGCAGGAACGAATTACAAGGTTAAAAAGTAGTTTATCAGACCGGGATCATGAGGTCATGGATTTGAAAATAGCAGTATCTGATGCTGAGGAGAAAATTTTCCCAGAAAAGTCACAGGTTAAGGCTGAAATATCCCGATTGCAATCCGAACGGACACACTTAGAGGACCAGCTTAGAGACTGGGAATCTCGTGGCCGGTTGTTGGAGGATGAAATCAGACAGATGAAGGCTGGAAAAACAGAAATGGAGGAGAGACTTAATGGCAAAATCGAGCAGTTAAAGGAAGACATCCTGGAGAGAAGCAATCAAATGGAGAATTTAAACAAGACCCTTGATGCTATGAAAATAGAAAGAGATGAGCTTAATACCAAAGTAGTAACACTTAAAGCAGAGGCGAGTTCTCGAGATGATCAGATCAATGAGATGGACAAGAATTTGCAACAAATACAGATGGAACATCAAGAACTGCTCAACGGGGCTGAAGGGGCACGTAAACTGGTGGAGGAGCTGACGGCAAGAGCAAAAGAACTCGAGGAGGAGATTCAGAGGCAAAGAGTTACGATTATGGAAGGAgcagaagaaaagagagaagttATAAGGCAGCTGTGCTTCTCTCTTGAACATTATAGAAATGGATACCATAGACTCCGACAGGCTTGCATGGGGAACAAGCAGCGAGTTCCAGTTTTGGCATCTTAA
- the LOC117630772 gene encoding protein NETWORKED 4A-like isoform X3 translates to MASRESRGQFFTKMPIKKMTKRSFTTEMDRSIKRMLKLIEEDGDSFAKKAEMYYQKRPELIAHVEEFYRLYRSLAERYDHVTGELRKNVTLDLQSQSSCLSDIGSELPSAWPSPDVQPQRLGRRRSGPRAAGFDFFLGPGVSSSDNYQKEGDESSSLTDSEPESDDSSVNNYSTPLGNGGDHGQMRKIIELEIDLREVKEKLRMQQEDNADSSFTDSKTDHSEGFSAKIAEYEQELTTANEKLRNSEEEIARLNIKLKRCESSELNNGFDAALETSKQKEAKRDEGEQDIEINEMSEVHKSVGGPEEVQDPDSKMEALMKELKITKDRLQISEKEIASLRHQLESNKASEEIQRLQGQLESANKDISMWRAKLNTEKREVSKLQERITRLKSSLSDRDHEVMDLKIAVSDAEEKIFPEKSQVKAEISRLQSERTHLEDQLRDWESRGRLLEDEIRQMKAGKTEMEERLNGKIEQLKEDILERSNQMENLNKTLDAMKIERDELNTKVVTLKAEASSRDDQINEMDKNLQQIQMEHQELLNGAEGARKLVEELTARAKELEEEIQRQRVTIMEGAEEKREVIRQLCFSLEHYRNGYHRLRQACMGNKQRVPVLAS, encoded by the exons ATGGCTTCCAGAGAATCTCGAGG TCAATTTTTCACCAAAATGCCTATCAAGAAAATGACAAAACGATCCTTCACCACAGAGATGGATCGGAGCATCAAGCGGATGTTGAAGCTGATTGAAGAGGATGGGGATTCATTTGCGAAAAAAGCCGAAATGTATTATCAAAAGAGGCCTGAATTGATTGCTCATGTTGAAGAATTTTATCGCTTGTACCGGTCCTTGGCTGAACGCTATGATCATGTGACAGGAGAGCTGCGGAAGAATGTGACCTTGGATCTCCAATCCCAGAGTTCATGCCTTTCTGACATTGGTTCAGAACTGCCATCTGCATGGCCCTCTCCTGACGTACAACCCCAAAGGCTCGGTCGTCGGAGATCTGGCCCTCGTGCTGCTGGCTTTGATTTCTTCCTTGGCCCTGGTGTAAGCAGCTCGGATAATTACCAGAAAGAGGGAGACGAATCATCTTCATTGACCGATTCCGAGCCAGAATCTGATGATTCTTCAGTCAATAATTATTCAACTCCCTTAGGAAATGGTGGTGATCATGGGCAGATGAGAAAGATAATTGAATTGGAAATTGACCTTCGTGAAGTGAAGGAGAAGCTCCGGATGCAACAGGAAGATAATGCAGATAGTTCATTCACGGATTCAAAAACTGATCATTCCGAAGGATTTTCTGCAAAAATTGCAGAATATGAGCAAGAGCTGACAActgcaaatgaaaaattacgGAACTCAGAAGAAGAGATTGCCAGGTTGAACATCAAGCTCAAAAGGTGCGAGTCCTCAGAACTTAATAATGGTTTTGATGCTGCACTTGAAACATCAAAACAGAAAGAGGCCAAGAGGGATGAGGGTGAGCAAGACATCGAGATAAATGAAATGTCAGAGGTTCATAAAAGTGTTGGTGGGCCGGAAGAAGTTCAAGACCCAGATAGCAAGATGGAGGCATTGATGAAAGAGCTTAAAATCACAAAAGATAGACTTCAGATATCAGAGAAAGAGATTGCAAGTTTGAGACATCAACTTGAGAGTAATAAAGCCTCTGAGGAAATCCAGCGGTTGCAAGGTCAGCTTGAATCCGCTAACAAGGATATTTCCATGTGGAGAGCAAAGCTCAACACAGAGAAAAGAGAGGTGTCCAAGCTGCAGGAACGAATTACAAGGTTAAAAAGTAGTTTATCAGACCGGGATCATGAGGTCATGGATTTGAAAATAGCAGTATCTGATGCTGAGGAGAAAATTTTCCCAGAAAAGTCACAGGTTAAGGCTGAAATATCCCGATTGCAATCCGAACGGACACACTTAGAGGACCAGCTTAGAGACTGGGAATCTCGTGGCCGGTTGTTGGAGGATGAAATCAGACAGATGAAGGCTGGAAAAACAGAAATGGAGGAGAGACTTAATGGCAAAATCGAGCAGTTAAAGGAAGACATCCTGGAGAGAAGCAATCAAATGGAGAATTTAAACAAGACCCTTGATGCTATGAAAATAGAAAGAGATGAGCTTAATACCAAAGTAGTAACACTTAAAGCAGAGGCGAGTTCTCGAGATGATCAGATCAATGAGATGGACAAGAATTTGCAACAAATACAGATGGAACATCAAGAACTGCTCAACGGGGCTGAAGGGGCACGTAAACTGGTGGAGGAGCTGACGGCAAGAGCAAAAGAACTCGAGGAGGAGATTCAGAGGCAAAGAGTTACGATTATGGAAGGAgcagaagaaaagagagaagttATAAGGCAGCTGTGCTTCTCTCTTGAACATTATAGAAATGGATACCATAGACTCCGACAGGCTTGCATGGGGAACAAGCAGCGAGTTCCAGTTTTGGCATCTTAA
- the LOC117630773 gene encoding ATP-dependent RNA helicase DBP2-like isoform X2, whose amino-acid sequence MSYVPPHLRSSSTTTTTTTTTTTTTETSSVTLDDQSKLSYPSSNSHFNNDKSSAASFSSFSHSNASRWSSGSISTANRALARPDAVVPQWKPSERVLRMKPELIEEVCLRLNLDVSVSPDSAPAPAPIESFADMCLHASIMKDIAYHGYTTPTSIQAQAMPVALSGRDLLGCAETGSGKTAAFAIPMIQHCLAQPPVQRGDGPLALVLAPTRELAQQIEKEVKAFSKSLESFRTAIVVGGTNIAEQRSELRAGVDVVVATPGRFIDHLQQGNTSVTRISFVVLDEADRMLDMGFEPQIREVMRNLSEKHQTLLFSATMPDEIEELAQEYLTNPVQVKVGKVSSPTANVTQTLEKVSESEKTRCDEVADALVAQGLHAVALHGGRTQGEREAALREFRKGTTNILVATDVASRGLDVSGVAHVINLDLPKSMEDYVHRIGRTGRAGSMGQATSFYTDRDMFLVANIKKAIADVGSGNAVAFATGKTARKKEREAAAAQKQARVALSKCSITGPTSVNIEDKYRFMIADSNSKREGAADSAWDD is encoded by the exons ATGTCGTATGTGCCTCCACACCTAAGGTCAAGCTCAACGaccaccacaaccacaaccacaaccacaaccaccacaGAAACCTCATCTGTAACCCTAGACGATCAGAGCAAGCTCTCGTACCCCTCCTCCAACTCTCACTTCAACAACGACAAGTCGTCCGCCGCTTCCTTCTCCAGCTTCTCGCACTCCAATGCCTCTCGCTGGAGCTCCGGCTCTATCTCCACCGCCAACAGAGCTCTCGCCCGGCCTGACGCAGTCGTCCCTCAGTGGAAGCCCTCCGAACGCGTCCTCCGCATGAAGCCTGAACTG ATTGAAGAGGTTTGTTTGCGGCTTAATTTGGATGTTTCTGTTAGTCCAGACTCAGCTCCTGCTCCTGCACCAATTGAGTCTTTTGCAGATATG TGTTTGCACGCTAGCATCATGAAAGATATTGCATACCATGGATACACCACGCCAACATCCATTCAGGCTCAAGCCATGCCAGTTGCCCTCAGTGGGAGGGACCTATTAGGTTGTGCTGAAACTGGCAGCGGGAAAACAGCTGCATTCGCCATCCCAATGATACAG CATTGCTTGGCTCAACCTCCTGTTCAACGTGGTGATGGACCACTAGCTTTGGTATTGGCCCCGACTAGAGAGCTTGCccaacaaatagaaaaagag GTCAAAGCTTTTAGTAAATCTCTTGAGTCCTTCAGAACTGCCATAGTTGTGGGTGGAACCAACATAGCTGAGCAG AGGTCTGAGCTACGAGCAGGAGTTGATGTGGTGGTTGCTACTCCTGGACGATTTATAGATCATTTACAACAAGGGAATACTTCCGTCACTAGAATTTCATTTGTCGTTCTGGATGAGGCTGACAGGATGCTTGACATGGGTTTTGAACCACAGATAAGAGAG GTGATGCGGAACCTTTCTGAAAAGCATCAAACTTTGCTATTTAGTGCAACCATGCCTGATGAGATTGAAGAATTAGCCCAG GAATACTTAACTAACCCAGTGCAAGTGAAGGTGGGAAAAGTGAGTAGCCCCACAGCAAATGTAACCCAGACTTTGGAGAAGGTTTCTGAGAGTGAGAAG ACGAGATGTGACGAAGTTGCTGATGCCTTGGTAGCACAAGGGTTGCATGCGGTTGCTCTTCATGGTGGTCGTACTCAGGGTGAAAGAGAGGCTGCTCTACGTGAATTTAGAAAAGGCACTACCAATATTTTG GTGGCCACTGATGTTGCATCTCGTGGTTTGGATGTCTCAGGAGTTGCTCATGTTATCAATTTGGATCTTCCGAAG AGCATGGAAGATTATGTACACCGGATTGGAAGGACGGGAAGAGCAGGATCAATGGGACAAGCTACTTCCTTTTACACTGATCGTGATATG TTCCTTGTGGCAAATATAAAGAAAGCAATCGCAGATGTTGGATCTGGAAATGCTGTGGCTTTTGCAACTGGAAAG ACtgcaagaaagaaagagagagaagcagcAGCTGCTCAAAAGCAAGCTAGGGTTGCTCTATCAAAGTGCTCAATAACGGGACCCACATCCGTAAACATTGAGGACAAGTATAGGTTCATGATTGCTGATTCCAACAGTAAACGAGAAGGTGCTGCAGATAGTGCTTGGGACGACTAA
- the LOC117630773 gene encoding DEAD-box ATP-dependent RNA helicase 20-like isoform X1, translated as MSYVPPHLRSSSTTTTTTTTTTTTTETSSVTLDDQSKLSYPSSNSHFNNDKSSAASFSSFSHSNASRWSSGSISTANRALARPDAVVPQWKPSERVLRMKPELIEEVCLRLNLDVSVSPDSAPAPAPIESFADMCLHASIMKDIAYHGYTTPTSIQAQAMPVALSGRDLLGCAETGSGKTAAFAIPMIQHCLAQPPVQRGDGPLALVLAPTRELAQQIEKEVKAFSKSLESFRTAIVVGGTNIAEQRSELRAGVDVVVATPGRFIDHLQQGNTSVTRISFVVLDEADRMLDMGFEPQIREVMRNLSEKHQTLLFSATMPDEIEELAQEYLTNPVQVKVGKVSSPTANVTQTLEKVSESEKTDRLLALLVEEASRVERSGHPFPLTIVFVERKTRCDEVADALVAQGLHAVALHGGRTQGEREAALREFRKGTTNILVATDVASRGLDVSGVAHVINLDLPKSMEDYVHRIGRTGRAGSMGQATSFYTDRDMFLVANIKKAIADVGSGNAVAFATGKTARKKEREAAAAQKQARVALSKCSITGPTSVNIEDKYRFMIADSNSKREGAADSAWDD; from the exons ATGTCGTATGTGCCTCCACACCTAAGGTCAAGCTCAACGaccaccacaaccacaaccacaaccacaaccaccacaGAAACCTCATCTGTAACCCTAGACGATCAGAGCAAGCTCTCGTACCCCTCCTCCAACTCTCACTTCAACAACGACAAGTCGTCCGCCGCTTCCTTCTCCAGCTTCTCGCACTCCAATGCCTCTCGCTGGAGCTCCGGCTCTATCTCCACCGCCAACAGAGCTCTCGCCCGGCCTGACGCAGTCGTCCCTCAGTGGAAGCCCTCCGAACGCGTCCTCCGCATGAAGCCTGAACTG ATTGAAGAGGTTTGTTTGCGGCTTAATTTGGATGTTTCTGTTAGTCCAGACTCAGCTCCTGCTCCTGCACCAATTGAGTCTTTTGCAGATATG TGTTTGCACGCTAGCATCATGAAAGATATTGCATACCATGGATACACCACGCCAACATCCATTCAGGCTCAAGCCATGCCAGTTGCCCTCAGTGGGAGGGACCTATTAGGTTGTGCTGAAACTGGCAGCGGGAAAACAGCTGCATTCGCCATCCCAATGATACAG CATTGCTTGGCTCAACCTCCTGTTCAACGTGGTGATGGACCACTAGCTTTGGTATTGGCCCCGACTAGAGAGCTTGCccaacaaatagaaaaagag GTCAAAGCTTTTAGTAAATCTCTTGAGTCCTTCAGAACTGCCATAGTTGTGGGTGGAACCAACATAGCTGAGCAG AGGTCTGAGCTACGAGCAGGAGTTGATGTGGTGGTTGCTACTCCTGGACGATTTATAGATCATTTACAACAAGGGAATACTTCCGTCACTAGAATTTCATTTGTCGTTCTGGATGAGGCTGACAGGATGCTTGACATGGGTTTTGAACCACAGATAAGAGAG GTGATGCGGAACCTTTCTGAAAAGCATCAAACTTTGCTATTTAGTGCAACCATGCCTGATGAGATTGAAGAATTAGCCCAG GAATACTTAACTAACCCAGTGCAAGTGAAGGTGGGAAAAGTGAGTAGCCCCACAGCAAATGTAACCCAGACTTTGGAGAAGGTTTCTGAGAGTGAGAAG ACTGATAGGCTTTTGGCTTTGCTCGTAGAGGAGGCATCTCGGGTTGAAAGATCTGGCCATCCCTTTCCCTTAACTATTGTATTTGTTGAAAGGAAG ACGAGATGTGACGAAGTTGCTGATGCCTTGGTAGCACAAGGGTTGCATGCGGTTGCTCTTCATGGTGGTCGTACTCAGGGTGAAAGAGAGGCTGCTCTACGTGAATTTAGAAAAGGCACTACCAATATTTTG GTGGCCACTGATGTTGCATCTCGTGGTTTGGATGTCTCAGGAGTTGCTCATGTTATCAATTTGGATCTTCCGAAG AGCATGGAAGATTATGTACACCGGATTGGAAGGACGGGAAGAGCAGGATCAATGGGACAAGCTACTTCCTTTTACACTGATCGTGATATG TTCCTTGTGGCAAATATAAAGAAAGCAATCGCAGATGTTGGATCTGGAAATGCTGTGGCTTTTGCAACTGGAAAG ACtgcaagaaagaaagagagagaagcagcAGCTGCTCAAAAGCAAGCTAGGGTTGCTCTATCAAAGTGCTCAATAACGGGACCCACATCCGTAAACATTGAGGACAAGTATAGGTTCATGATTGCTGATTCCAACAGTAAACGAGAAGGTGCTGCAGATAGTGCTTGGGACGACTAA